One part of the Desulfobacterales bacterium genome encodes these proteins:
- a CDS encoding type IV pilus twitching motility protein PilT, with amino-acid sequence MAKIDAFFKLMHDQGASDLHLVSGQQPALRIRGDIERIKYPALDNDTLRSMLYEITAEDKVKVFEETGDVDFGYEIPGLARYRANFFMQKNGVGAVFREIPSVIMTAEQLGLPGVISKLGMLPRGLVLVTGPTGSGKSTTLAAIIDTSNRDRKDHIITIEDPIEFVHQSQGCIVNHREVGTHTKSFTAALRGALREDPDIILVGELRDLETISLAVEAASTGHLVFGTLHTTSAPKTLDRVVEVFPHEQQQQIRSTLADGIRAVIAQVLFKRIDVKGRCAALEILIATPAVRNLVRESKTHQIPSAIQTGKKYGMILLDDAIMDLYQKGKISAEESYAKSNDKAKFRPFLKTPPSDFTEA; translated from the coding sequence ATGGCAAAAATCGATGCTTTTTTCAAATTAATGCATGACCAAGGAGCTTCAGACCTTCATCTTGTTTCTGGTCAACAGCCTGCTCTAAGGATAAGAGGAGACATTGAGCGAATAAAATATCCTGCCCTTGATAATGACACATTAAGGAGTATGCTGTATGAAATAACAGCTGAGGATAAAGTAAAAGTTTTTGAAGAAACAGGAGATGTTGACTTTGGATATGAAATCCCAGGTCTTGCTCGATATAGAGCAAATTTTTTTATGCAAAAAAATGGAGTTGGTGCTGTATTTAGGGAAATACCAAGCGTTATTATGACGGCAGAGCAACTTGGTCTTCCAGGAGTTATATCAAAATTAGGCATGCTTCCAAGGGGATTAGTGCTTGTAACAGGTCCTACTGGAAGTGGAAAATCAACGACTCTTGCAGCTATTATAGACACATCAAATCGTGATCGTAAAGACCATATTATAACCATTGAGGATCCAATAGAATTTGTGCATCAAAGTCAAGGATGTATCGTCAATCATAGGGAAGTTGGTACCCACACAAAATCTTTTACTGCAGCTCTTAGGGGGGCTCTCAGAGAAGACCCTGACATTATTCTTGTAGGAGAACTAAGAGATCTTGAAACAATATCCCTTGCCGTAGAAGCTGCATCAACCGGTCACCTTGTATTTGGAACGCTCCATACTACAAGTGCTCCAAAAACGCTTGACAGAGTTGTAGAAGTTTTCCCCCATGAGCAACAGCAACAAATTCGTTCAACTCTGGCGGATGGCATAAGAGCCGTAATAGCTCAAGTGCTTTTTAAAAGAATAGATGTAAAAGGCAGGTGTGCAGCTCTTGAAATACTAATCGCTACACCGGCTGTCAGAAACCTCGTTAGAGAATCAAAAACTCACCAAATACCATCAGCTATTCAAACAGGTAAAAAATATGGAATGATACTTTTAGATGATGCCATTATGGATCTTTATCAAAAAGGAAAAATAAGCGCTGAAGAATCTTATGCAAAATCAAATGATAAGGCTAAGTTTAGACCGTTCCTTAAGACGCCTCCTAGTGATTTTACAGAAGCATAA
- a CDS encoding YggT family protein → MFIFGYFFEAVATVVHSVLYVYMWIVLIRAVLSWVNPDPYNPIVMFIHNMTEPVLYQIRKRLPVDFGGIDVSPILIFLVIIFLDKFLVASLYRLATIPLFR, encoded by the coding sequence ATGTTTATTTTTGGATATTTTTTTGAGGCAGTTGCTACAGTTGTTCATTCTGTTCTTTATGTTTATATGTGGATTGTGTTAATTAGAGCTGTTTTATCATGGGTGAACCCTGACCCATACAATCCGATAGTAATGTTTATTCATAATATGACAGAACCTGTTCTTTATCAAATTAGAAAAAGATTGCCCGTTGATTTTGGCGGTATTGATGTTTCTCCAATACTAATTTTTCTTGTTATTATATTTTTGGACAAGTTTTTAGTGGCAAGCCTTTATCGATTGGCAACTATTCCTCTTTTTAGATAA
- a CDS encoding DivIVA domain-containing protein yields MSKKNVALDIKKHDFKKELFGYNRKEVNFFLNNVEKLVENITGENEHLKDAIAKFKVEINGYKSREDTFKNALLNSQKVIEQMKENAHKAAELIIAEAEVNAEKILNNAHNRLSQLHGDITELKRQRTQIEVQIRSIIESHTKLLDLASEDAKMQVSSESNLKVFKKA; encoded by the coding sequence ATGAGTAAAAAAAATGTTGCTCTTGATATAAAAAAGCATGATTTTAAAAAAGAGCTTTTTGGCTACAACCGTAAAGAAGTTAATTTTTTTCTTAATAATGTCGAGAAATTAGTTGAAAATATTACGGGTGAAAACGAACATTTAAAAGATGCTATTGCTAAATTTAAAGTAGAAATCAATGGCTATAAGAGCAGGGAAGATACTTTTAAGAATGCTCTCTTGAATTCTCAAAAAGTTATTGAGCAAATGAAGGAAAATGCTCACAAAGCCGCCGAACTTATTATTGCTGAAGCGGAAGTTAATGCTGAAAAAATTTTGAACAATGCGCATAACAGATTATCGCAATTGCATGGTGATATTACAGAATTAAAAAGGCAAAGAACACAAATTGAGGTACAAATTCGTTCCATAATTGAATCGCATACAAAACTTTTGGATTTAGCTTCAGAAGATGCGAAAATGCAAGTATCGTCTGAATCGAATTTAAAAGTTTTTAAAAAAGCTTAA
- a CDS encoding pyrroline-5-carboxylate reductase: MNIKIGFIGAGNMAEAMIKGLISSNIFEAQNILISDILTERLDFLSKSYGVSICKDNLSLFKNCGIIILAVKPQVISTILSEFPNELKNLNEKKIIISIAAGITIQKIENIIYSSLAENSKKLFPIVRVMPNTPALVLCGMSAVSFNQYCSDNEKKISHRILKSMGNVIEIQEEYLDAVTAISGSGPAYVFYFTEAMIESASILGLNPDDAWTLILTTLKGAAALMEKQNESPESLRNKVTSKGGTTEAAIKVLNENRVKETFIKAIESAAKRSKELSSL, translated from the coding sequence ATGAATATAAAAATTGGATTCATTGGAGCTGGGAATATGGCTGAAGCCATGATTAAAGGATTGATTAGTTCTAATATTTTTGAGGCACAAAATATTCTTATAAGCGATATTTTAACTGAAAGACTTGATTTTCTATCAAAATCTTATGGAGTTTCAATATGCAAGGACAATCTAAGTCTTTTCAAAAATTGCGGTATAATAATATTAGCTGTTAAACCCCAAGTTATTTCAACGATATTATCAGAATTTCCAAATGAACTAAAAAATTTAAATGAAAAAAAAATAATAATTTCTATTGCAGCAGGAATTACTATACAAAAAATTGAAAACATTATTTATTCATCGTTAGCAGAAAATTCAAAGAAATTATTCCCTATAGTCAGGGTAATGCCCAACACCCCGGCTTTGGTTCTATGCGGCATGAGTGCCGTGTCCTTTAATCAATATTGTAGTGATAATGAAAAAAAGATCTCTCATAGAATTTTAAAATCCATGGGAAATGTAATTGAAATACAAGAAGAATATTTAGACGCTGTTACAGCAATTTCAGGCTCAGGACCAGCTTATGTATTTTATTTTACTGAAGCTATGATAGAATCGGCAAGTATTTTAGGGCTTAATCCAGATGACGCATGGACATTAATATTAACTACTTTAAAAGGCGCTGCAGCATTAATGGAAAAACAAAATGAATCTCCAGAAAGCCTTAGAAATAAAGTTACCTCAAAAGGAGGCACAACTGAAGCCGCTATTAAAGTTTTAAATGAAAATAGAGTTAAGGAAACTTTCATTAAGGCTATAGAATCTGCAGCAAAGCGTTCAAAAGAACTTTCAAGCTTATAA
- a CDS encoding PilT/PilU family type 4a pilus ATPase, with the protein MRKQEIDSMLTKMLEAHTNVSDLNITVGKPMQVETAGELVAVEMNPPIKNLTSFQSEIFALCMVNNDRRQMEDLVSHGSCDLSYALPGKARFRVNVFSQSSNYSIVLRRLESTVPTIKELGLPKVFEDISECRNGIIFVTGATGTGKSTSLAAMLEHINETRSVHVVTLEDPIEYQHPHKKATFNQRELGTDYDNFANGLRAALRQAPKVILVGEMRDRETVEIGLSAAETGHLVLTTIHTVDAGQTINRIIGMFSTEEEQQIRVRLADTIRWVVCQRLLPKVKGGRVAAFEIMGSRSPSLRIKEAIMHGEAEGSTFYDIMQAGKAFGMTTFDDYIVGLYQQGLITQDTALTYASRKGVVGRGIDTIKSARGEVTTDIEKLEIDMGYNRNKMF; encoded by the coding sequence ATGCGAAAACAAGAAATAGATAGCATGCTAACAAAAATGTTGGAAGCTCATACAAATGTTTCCGATCTTAATATAACAGTAGGAAAACCTATGCAAGTTGAAACTGCTGGCGAACTTGTAGCAGTTGAAATGAATCCGCCTATAAAAAATCTTACTTCTTTTCAGTCAGAAATTTTTGCATTATGTATGGTGAATAACGATAGACGACAAATGGAAGATTTAGTATCTCATGGTTCCTGCGATCTTTCATATGCTTTACCAGGAAAAGCTCGATTTAGAGTTAATGTATTTTCTCAGTCGAGTAACTATTCAATTGTTTTAAGACGTCTTGAATCCACAGTCCCTACAATTAAAGAATTAGGACTTCCAAAAGTATTTGAAGATATATCTGAATGTAGAAACGGAATAATATTTGTTACAGGAGCAACTGGAACTGGAAAATCTACGTCTCTTGCTGCAATGTTAGAACATATTAACGAAACAAGATCTGTTCATGTAGTAACCCTCGAAGATCCAATTGAATATCAGCATCCCCATAAAAAAGCCACATTTAACCAAAGAGAACTCGGAACTGACTATGATAATTTTGCTAATGGTCTTAGAGCGGCTTTACGGCAAGCACCAAAAGTTATCCTTGTTGGTGAAATGAGGGATAGGGAAACAGTTGAAATTGGTTTAAGTGCAGCAGAAACTGGGCATTTAGTTTTAACCACGATTCATACAGTTGATGCTGGACAAACAATTAACCGTATTATTGGTATGTTTAGCACAGAAGAAGAGCAGCAAATTAGAGTACGTCTTGCTGATACTATTAGATGGGTTGTATGTCAAAGACTTCTTCCAAAGGTAAAAGGCGGACGAGTTGCAGCGTTTGAAATAATGGGTTCTCGAAGTCCAAGCTTAAGGATAAAAGAAGCTATCATGCATGGAGAAGCAGAAGGAAGTACTTTTTACGATATTATGCAAGCTGGAAAAGCATTCGGTATGACCACTTTTGATGATTACATAGTTGGACTTTACCAGCAAGGACTTATAACTCAAGACACCGCCTTGACATACGCATCACGAAAAGGAGTTGTAGGAAGAGGTATCGATACGATAAAAAGTGCGAGGGGGGAAGTTACCACTGATATTGAAAAGCTTGAAATTGATATGGGTTATAATAGAAATAAGATGTTTTAA
- a CDS encoding AAA family ATPase — protein MKITQLWGKNLNSLKGEFNINFDELSQTGIFAITGHTGAGKTTILDAICVALYGKTPRLKEGIEISELMTQHTTDCYAKVEFQLKNKKYQSEWSLKRSRGKVDGKIQPPTMKLFDVSENRIIEERKQEAAKKIVNITGLEYGSFTKSILLAQGDFAAFLKADKNIRAELLEKMTGTEIYRLISEKVYQRAKKEEQNLSNLEIAKQSIKTLSEEEFVEIQNKKQTIQNDLQTINETLKQIESNKQWLQSVEKLEQTIIVNEDEINRIFGEIKKNEELFIKLKKAEISTPMKGEFESILNERKSLNRLKNEISNLHILIAELTKKDDNTSILKEDAEKKHKEFIRYKEHKESLIVDAEKKDTQIIEKQKVLSENTKSLKKLKIDLSAIVAQVKALSMEKTSIKEEIKKCIEYKEKNSIDENLIVDLPLISERLKELSKKYSDKNTKLNEINLIEKNIKNFENVLDAESKNLEQINKTLEIKYREKNNEDIKLKKLLSDKTIQEWEDNVSLCFQKKNNIEKAMELVIGIKKSIKKIETNEKDYKTTLSQLEEKKKQDNELSCRMKEEEEILNQLEEKRTLELLASKYKEDRNILREGSPCPLCGAISHPWAEKIIENLTDSQKALSTQKKKLDNLKKQLDSINKNIVELTSSENHLKTLLYEEKNNLLNVKTKLDEVLKQAVLTSDDENIIKQDYDKNNIELEGSQKIISDIKSVKNLIEALNTDISKIEKKKNELNLSIQDTRSKKENFSANLEKVKKEYELFILEAEHLEKNIYEQVSKYGEIFQKNQISLNLEKNLKKRKTEFENTANRLKTLDIKLTPIIQKLSGNKGNLKSSARAKAKIIKDLKESKFELEALKNERFVILGDENTVKLKNDLKSKQAELDLNIGKLLEESVKIKLDLNSNKQVLSQKQNDYKSIEENENNASRNFLEKLLKLGFKDETDFLNSFLSDEEMERIKKIEEDLKKRKSETETRLNDAKESLKEKMISPQTAEKLSDVLKQEKELKGKADEGNREIGAINETINNQIKLQSEIKSIESNILLQKKEFDKWRKLRDMIGSADGKKFRLFAQSLTFDYLIAISNDHMKKLSDRYFLRRKDGDNLDIEIIDIYQAEAARHVNTLSGGETFLVSLALALGLSGIVSNDARIDSFFLDEGFGSLDNETLETVLSALDSLNSTGKTIGIISHLDVLKERIPCQIEVKKMAGGMSNVIIRHSP, from the coding sequence CAAAGCGAATGGTCTTTAAAAAGGTCAAGGGGAAAAGTTGATGGAAAAATTCAGCCGCCAACAATGAAACTTTTTGATGTTTCTGAAAATAGAATTATAGAAGAACGTAAACAAGAAGCGGCTAAAAAAATAGTTAATATTACAGGCCTTGAATATGGAAGCTTTACTAAATCTATTCTTCTTGCCCAAGGCGATTTTGCTGCTTTTCTTAAAGCCGACAAAAATATTAGAGCAGAACTACTCGAAAAAATGACCGGAACAGAAATATATAGGCTAATTTCTGAAAAAGTATATCAAAGGGCAAAAAAAGAAGAACAAAATCTTAGTAATCTTGAAATCGCTAAACAAAGCATAAAAACCTTGTCAGAAGAAGAATTTGTTGAAATTCAAAATAAAAAGCAAACAATTCAAAATGATTTGCAGACGATTAATGAAACCTTAAAACAAATTGAATCAAATAAACAATGGCTTCAATCCGTTGAAAAACTTGAGCAAACTATAATCGTAAATGAGGATGAAATAAATCGGATTTTTGGAGAAATTAAAAAAAATGAAGAGCTTTTTATAAAATTAAAAAAAGCTGAAATATCGACTCCAATGAAAGGCGAATTTGAATCGATTTTAAATGAAAGAAAAAGCCTTAACCGCTTAAAAAATGAAATTTCAAATCTCCATATATTAATTGCAGAGCTTACGAAAAAAGATGACAATACATCGATTTTAAAAGAAGATGCCGAAAAAAAACATAAAGAATTTATAAGATATAAAGAACATAAAGAATCTCTTATCGTAGACGCCGAAAAAAAAGATACACAAATAATTGAAAAACAAAAAGTTTTATCTGAAAATACTAAAAGCCTAAAAAAACTAAAAATCGATCTTTCGGCTATAGTTGCCCAAGTCAAAGCCCTTAGCATGGAAAAAACCTCAATAAAAGAAGAAATAAAAAAATGCATTGAATATAAAGAAAAAAATTCTATAGACGAAAATCTTATTGTAGATTTACCTCTTATTTCGGAAAGGCTAAAAGAACTTTCAAAAAAATACTCCGATAAAAATACAAAATTAAATGAAATTAATTTAATAGAAAAAAATATAAAAAATTTTGAAAACGTTTTAGACGCTGAATCTAAAAATTTAGAACAAATTAATAAAACATTAGAAATTAAATATCGTGAAAAAAATAATGAAGATATTAAATTAAAAAAGCTATTGTCCGACAAAACTATTCAAGAATGGGAAGATAACGTAAGTTTATGCTTTCAAAAAAAGAATAATATTGAAAAAGCAATGGAGCTTGTTATCGGAATAAAGAAATCTATAAAAAAAATTGAAACTAATGAAAAAGACTATAAAACTACTTTAAGCCAATTAGAAGAAAAGAAAAAGCAAGATAATGAATTAAGCTGTAGAATGAAGGAAGAAGAAGAAATTCTTAATCAGCTTGAAGAAAAAAGAACCCTTGAACTTTTAGCGTCAAAATATAAGGAAGACAGAAATATACTTAGGGAAGGAAGCCCATGCCCTTTATGCGGCGCTATTTCCCATCCTTGGGCAGAAAAAATTATAGAAAATCTTACAGATAGCCAAAAAGCGTTAAGCACTCAAAAGAAAAAGCTCGATAATTTAAAAAAACAACTCGATTCCATAAATAAAAACATTGTTGAGCTTACATCATCTGAAAATCATCTTAAAACATTATTATATGAAGAAAAAAATAATCTTTTAAATGTAAAAACAAAATTAGATGAAGTTCTAAAACAAGCCGTACTCACTTCTGACGATGAAAACATAATAAAACAGGATTATGATAAAAATAATATCGAACTTGAAGGCAGTCAAAAAATAATATCGGATATAAAATCAGTAAAAAATTTAATAGAGGCTTTAAATACTGATATCTCTAAAATTGAAAAGAAAAAAAATGAGTTAAATCTATCTATACAAGATACTCGATCAAAAAAAGAAAACTTTTCGGCAAATTTAGAGAAAGTAAAAAAAGAATATGAATTATTTATTTTAGAGGCGGAACATCTTGAAAAAAATATATATGAACAGGTTTCAAAATACGGAGAAATCTTCCAGAAAAACCAAATTTCACTAAACCTTGAAAAGAATTTAAAAAAACGAAAAACAGAATTTGAAAATACTGCAAACAGACTTAAAACCCTTGATATAAAGCTTACGCCAATTATCCAAAAATTAAGCGGCAACAAAGGAAATTTAAAATCATCAGCTAGAGCAAAGGCTAAAATAATAAAAGATTTAAAGGAATCAAAATTTGAATTAGAAGCTCTTAAAAATGAAAGATTTGTAATTTTAGGGGATGAAAATACTGTTAAACTAAAAAATGATTTAAAATCAAAACAAGCTGAGTTAGATCTTAATATTGGAAAACTTTTGGAAGAATCCGTAAAAATTAAATTGGATTTAAACTCTAACAAGCAAGTATTAAGTCAAAAACAGAATGATTATAAATCTATAGAGGAGAATGAAAATAACGCAAGTCGAAATTTTTTGGAAAAATTGCTAAAACTTGGATTTAAGGATGAAACCGACTTTTTGAATTCTTTTCTCAGCGATGAAGAAATGGAACGTATAAAAAAGATTGAAGAAGACTTAAAAAAACGTAAATCTGAAACAGAAACAAGACTTAATGATGCAAAAGAATCTTTAAAAGAAAAGATGATATCTCCTCAAACCGCAGAAAAGCTATCCGATGTGCTTAAACAAGAAAAGGAACTTAAGGGAAAAGCTGACGAAGGCAACAGGGAAATTGGAGCTATTAACGAAACCATTAATAATCAAATAAAGCTTCAATCTGAAATCAAATCAATAGAATCAAACATATTACTCCAAAAAAAAGAATTTGATAAATGGCGTAAGCTTAGAGATATGATAGGCTCCGCTGATGGTAAAAAGTTCAGATTATTTGCTCAAAGCCTTACTTTTGACTATTTAATTGCTATTTCTAATGACCACATGAAAAAACTTAGCGACAGATATTTTCTTAGAAGAAAGGACGGAGATAACCTTGATATTGAAATCATAGATATTTATCAAGCTGAAGCTGCCCGTCATGTAAATACTTTATCAGGAGGCGAAACTTTTCTTGTAAGCCTTGCATTAGCCCTTGGCCTTTCGGGCATTGTAAGCAATGACGCCCGTATTGATTCATTTTTTCTTGACGAAGGTTTTGGCAGCTTAGACAATGAAACCCTTGAAACAGTTTTGTCAGCCTTAGACAGCCTTAATTCTACAGGAAAAACAATAGGAATAATATCCCACCTTGATGTTTTAAAGGAAAGAATACCGTGTCAGATAGAAGTAAAAAAAATGGCTGGCGGAATGAGCAATGTGATAATTAGACATAGCCCATGA
- a CDS encoding PAS domain S-box protein, which yields MYESYDELKKRCDELEKHLKDKEEECSYYKKIVEKYSNNSLEEIDEISTLVSNFRKTEEALHESEERYKQLFNHAPAGIFEIDLINNRFINANNVICDYCGYTKEELLALNPLEVLAEDSKSKFTRLVAKILAGEKSPNSFEYKMKVKTGFEFWALFNLKIVMEKGEPKGISAVIHNITDRKQAEEALKESEKKYRYVVENINIGIIVIQESKLVFVNTAMSRLLGYTKDVLFFHPDPIHFVHPDDRKLVAGYYDERLRTGQNSLNFRYRILTKDGDIKWLEETGVKILWKGNPAELIFLTDISNKVQIEEKNKKLEADIRHSQKMDALGILAGGVAHDFNNIITGIMGYADVLRLKLSNEPKSIKNLDEIIKLCQRAKELVAQILTFTRQKDQIHKSVNIGLIVKEALNMLRASLPTTIKIHKRIDANLGYIVADPTQIHQVLVNLAMNAAYAMEETGGILEITLSNEDIVDPNNKYDLSPGPYVLLTVKDSGHGIEEAILDRIFDPFFTTKPMGKGTGMGLAVVHGIVISHKGIINVESVKEKGTTFNVFFPRIKGSRREEKSKNIQIYPMGSERILFIDDETDITKVYNEILTNLGYKVEICNSSIEALHIFLNNPNEFDIIITDMTMPNMTGDALAKEILSIYPDVPIILCTGYSSKMTKQKASEMGIKEFLIKPIQLKELAQTIRNLLDAKVNDPTKNHCALQDQNISNNP from the coding sequence ATGTATGAATCGTATGATGAGTTAAAAAAAAGGTGTGATGAACTTGAAAAACATTTGAAGGATAAGGAAGAAGAATGTTCTTATTATAAAAAAATAGTGGAAAAATATTCTAACAATAGTTTAGAGGAAATTGACGAGATTTCTACCCTTGTTTCAAATTTTAGAAAAACAGAAGAAGCCCTCCATGAAAGTGAAGAACGTTATAAGCAACTTTTTAATCACGCGCCAGCCGGTATATTCGAAATTGATCTTATAAATAATAGATTTATTAATGCCAATAATGTTATTTGCGATTATTGCGGCTATACTAAAGAAGAACTTTTAGCCTTAAATCCGTTAGAGGTATTAGCGGAAGACAGTAAATCAAAATTTACACGTTTAGTCGCAAAAATATTAGCTGGTGAAAAAAGTCCAAATTCTTTTGAATATAAAATGAAGGTTAAAACTGGATTTGAATTTTGGGCTTTGTTTAATTTAAAAATTGTCATGGAAAAAGGAGAGCCTAAAGGTATTTCAGCTGTTATCCACAATATTACAGATAGAAAGCAAGCGGAAGAAGCCCTTAAAGAATCAGAAAAAAAATATAGATATGTTGTAGAAAATATAAACATCGGGATTATTGTCATTCAGGAGAGTAAATTAGTTTTTGTTAATACTGCAATGTCAAGATTATTAGGTTATACAAAAGATGTGCTATTTTTTCATCCTGATCCAATACACTTTGTGCATCCAGATGATAGAAAATTAGTTGCAGGTTACTACGATGAAAGATTAAGGACCGGACAAAATTCCTTAAATTTTCGATATCGAATACTTACAAAGGATGGAGACATAAAGTGGCTGGAAGAAACAGGTGTTAAAATTCTTTGGAAGGGTAATCCCGCTGAACTTATTTTTCTTACAGATATTTCAAACAAAGTCCAGATTGAAGAAAAAAATAAAAAGCTTGAAGCTGATATACGCCATTCCCAAAAAATGGATGCGCTTGGTATTCTAGCCGGAGGAGTTGCCCATGATTTTAATAATATAATTACTGGAATAATGGGCTATGCTGATGTTTTAAGACTTAAATTATCGAATGAGCCTAAATCCATTAAAAATTTGGATGAAATTATAAAATTATGTCAAAGAGCGAAAGAATTAGTTGCGCAGATTCTTACATTTACACGTCAAAAAGATCAAATCCATAAATCTGTTAATATTGGTTTAATTGTAAAAGAAGCATTGAATATGCTTAGAGCTTCCCTTCCAACAACAATAAAGATTCATAAAAGAATCGACGCAAACCTTGGTTATATTGTAGCTGATCCTACTCAAATACATCAGGTTTTAGTTAATTTAGCTATGAATGCTGCCTATGCTATGGAAGAAACAGGCGGTATTTTAGAAATAACTTTAAGTAACGAGGATATCGTAGATCCTAATAATAAGTACGATTTATCGCCTGGTCCCTATGTTCTGTTAACTGTTAAAGATAGCGGTCATGGTATTGAAGAAGCTATATTAGATCGTATATTTGATCCTTTTTTTACTACAAAACCAATGGGTAAAGGCACTGGAATGGGATTGGCTGTAGTTCATGGTATAGTTATAAGCCATAAGGGAATAATTAATGTTGAAAGTGTTAAAGAAAAAGGGACGACGTTTAATGTTTTTTTCCCAAGAATTAAAGGTTCAAGAAGAGAAGAAAAATCTAAAAATATCCAAATATACCCAATGGGATCGGAAAGAATTCTTTTTATTGATGATGAAACAGATATTACAAAAGTATATAATGAAATTTTAACTAACCTTGGCTATAAAGTTGAAATCTGTAATAGCAGCATCGAGGCTCTACATATATTTTTAAATAACCCTAACGAATTTGATATTATAATTACGGATATGACAATGCCTAATATGACAGGAGATGCTTTGGCAAAAGAAATTTTAAGCATTTATCCTGATGTACCTATCATTCTATGCACTGGCTATAGTAGTAAAATGACAAAACAAAAAGCATCAGAAATGGGAATAAAAGAATTTCTTATTAAACCTATCCAACTTAAGGAACTCGCTCAAACAATAAGAAATTTACTTGATGCAAAAGTTAATGATCCCACCAAAAATCATTGCGCTCTACAGGATCAAAATATTTCAAATAATCCATAA